One segment of Desulfosudis oleivorans Hxd3 DNA contains the following:
- a CDS encoding hydrogenase iron-sulfur subunit codes for MSKPAATAGKQETAPPIERPVETPAGWEPNVLAIACHYCAFAAADLAGVMRLSYPPNVKIIRLPCTGKLDHFYVLRALERGFDGIFVAGULEGQCHFLEGNTNARKRIDYLKKLIVQVGIDPARIEMYNLSAAMGPRWAEICTEFTEQVRQLGPSPVRPSSKNTGN; via the coding sequence ATGAGCAAACCAGCAGCAACAGCCGGCAAACAGGAGACCGCGCCGCCCATTGAGCGGCCCGTGGAAACACCTGCCGGCTGGGAACCCAACGTTCTGGCCATTGCCTGCCACTACTGCGCTTTTGCCGCGGCAGACCTGGCAGGGGTGATGCGGCTCTCCTACCCGCCCAACGTCAAGATCATCCGCCTGCCCTGCACCGGCAAGCTGGACCATTTTTACGTGCTGCGGGCTTTGGAAAGGGGGTTTGACGGTATTTTCGTGGCCGGGTGACTGGAGGGCCAATGCCATTTCCTGGAAGGAAATACCAACGCAAGAAAACGGATTGATTACCTGAAAAAACTGATCGTGCAGGTGGGCATCGACCCGGCCCGCATCGAAATGTACAACCTGTCCGCGGCCATGGGACCCAGATGGGCCGAGATCTGCACCGAATTTACCGAGCAGGTCCGGCAGCTGGGTCCCTCGCCTGTCCGGCCGAGCAGTAAAAACACCGGCAACTGA
- a CDS encoding RHS repeat-associated core domain-containing protein — MLKKAVILLCAICILLPAISAQADAVSFLDRTVSINWLHFAKSADLFTADAEAQGVLRITNTTPDKSYWGYVVLNGRTYWLNNNDTFVQPVSLKRFNAFFVSLLGAPGTALHIEILPPKPEITSFTSTPASFAQGSTATLDWTTENADTVSIEPGIGPVDPDGSVTVAPDATTTYTLTAANAYGSVSETATVTVLVPPAITIVEPNGLNDIADEFFTIQWEDEDPDSDATISLYYDTDNTGADGILIALGLSEDPDGADDQFTWDTSAILQRNYYIYAVIDDGATPSSTVYSTGPVTVSHNTPPEINIISVGDYISDQLYEYTDSLSPNGPMYEWFDITTIGHQVCNAPDDNRIELPFEFPFYDGIKTDVLISQNGYLTFGSQDGSIYSDLGIPSPVEPNDTIAPYWSYYDLDTGGGGIYYYYDTVKNCFIVQYTDVAGFPSSSTFQVLLYPNGDILFQYKEAMERFAIIGIENKNGTDGITIPSFAVTSNMAVLFETAKIGTIIEWDDADPDDNALISLFYDTDTTGADGTLIISGLNEDSDGGDDKYVWDASTLTDGIYYVYAVIDDGMNNPVVSYYSDFVTIDNNSPRFLPIPAKTTTEEKNLSFPIQAIDPNGDSLTYAASNIPQGATFDPDTQIFSWTPSLGQTGVCYADFTVTDGFYTNHITITITVQPHVPVVTLTADPQIISSGQSSTLTWTSSYADTCTIQPDIGEVPLNGSITVTPATNTTYQIMADGPGGKRYAYAFVRYAYPSVDMTANPQTIGPGETSILTWTATNAVTCTIEPDIGDVPVNGSISVSPVERTTYEIAATGPGGTAYDYSTVSIYAPTIEIHADPDVIEYGQSSTLTWTSSHADTCTIEPGIGEVPPNGSISVIPEETTTYTVTAVGLGGTSTESVTVTILAPTASITANPETIDYGESVTLTWSTSYAYTISIEPDIGGVSANGSIVITPEENKEYIITAEGHGGITTDSVEIIVKRQPTLYLGVSSPVIPHGESVTLTWDAWPAQKVYFNNGIGEMPPSGVMNLTPDYTATYACTAINNDQTLHHSISVKVLGTPPSPQPEGTFGEQYNDLIPEDASLESYDPKRFLVITGFVEDIDGNPVQNVIIDIIDHPEYGSVRTDDTGRYSIPLDGGALIKLSYTKPAYITSHRRTETPVNDVVVIDTVTLLTRDPAATTISFDGSPDSVTTHTSTETVDPEFGNRSYTMVFTGDNVAYEMDKYGNVIRELTTLTTRATEYTTPASMPAELPPNSAFTYCAELEVDGAQRVVFDKPVTSYVNNFLEFDVGEVVPVGYYDRDRAEWIPADNGVVVKLLDMDTDGVVDALDADGDDLPDDLNENGSTSEEVNGLDNSSHQPGTTYWRFLTRHFTPWDCNWPYGPPADARQSKAGDPVVNTQDGGADSGCGTDVGSHVGDRDKILHNDIPVLGTGMNLHYVSNRVKGYKMVIDVPVTSSFVPDSLKSVLLEFRIAGHVLTRTIDPVPDQKFQFIWDGRDYRGNRVTTTAKGLTRIGFVYDAVYFKSRKKWERAFGQAGPQDFEGNVARQEITIWRERPFRVVPPAVKFSGGIAKGWTLSSHHKLSLTDPGTLHKGDGTILKGFDNLFSTNVAGQYGAINPPTSGGDATTGQLWQPSYVAVDDQGNFYTVAGWLNLLWKVSKEGKIYRIAGRDDPSPYCNEDGCPAIETRIDGWVRTVAVDKSNNVYIVDGYRIRKVDSNGVITTVAGTGVMGNNGDNGLAINAEITPGAMAFDNAGNLYFSSGNYIRKVDPDGIISTVAGNGLEGNGPDGISALATPLNDPESIVVDVKGNLYFSERDHYKVRKIDPSGIITTVAGNGEYGYYEDGEEATRVSIVPGDIDIDEAGNLYIVSRIGRGIHKVNTHGIITTLIVRPYDEHVTSNWQGIDFHWSGIYLVDHGRNYGRVYRINAIPALRNLANLSEGEIPIVDKNGLGYVMYSNGLHKLTADLDTGTVLRSFGYDDENNLISITDQFGNVTTINRYPDGSPYSIVSPDGLTTQLVVDEEDNLTNIILPDGGEYDLGYSLTDLLINKTDPNRKVYQYIYDDQGRITDTYDENGGHWQFDRTVGVDGTVYNRITTGENNVVTYENYTSSTGKFASLITNPAGAETIYVKSGRSVQKGLPCGMDLDFTYDTDPEYKFSYLAEAVETTPSGLARVSRQSVSYQDTDADEIPDLITRSLRANGRTITLKQDALLSVNTLTSPEGRAIISSYDPDTLVTLSTDMAGLYQTAYGYYADGRLESVMTGTRETSFAYDSYGYLTSVTDPRSLTTYFTNDLAGRVTHIARPDGTNLGFEYDANGNMTVLTNPSNVDHLFGYNGVDLNAFYTTPLSGSYSYLYDKDRRLVQKDFPSGQSIYWDYTNPSDAADKSRLWRVITPEGDIDYTYLCGSKVESVSTATEAIAYGYDGKLVTSETLYGTINKTLSYTYNEDFNVESFTYAGATEGYVYDNDGLLTGAGGFTISRYNDPGVNETGLPYNVTDGAFSLGRTFNGYGETGRESSTVAGYDLYEWNVTDRYADGRIKTKTETIGGVPTTIGYTYDEMGRLETVTKDGTLVESYSYDSTPYGTCTYQMNTLRGIAGRVLDYDAEDHLLSAGGTDYQYDLDGFLTSKTSGAETTYYDYSSRGELLSVDLPDGTDITYVHDPLGRRIAKKVDGAITEKYLWSGLTTLLAVYDGADNLLMRFVYADGRMPVAVEKAGVVYYLAYDQVGSLRAVTDGSGNIVKQIDYDSFGFVINDTNPSFSVPFGFAGGLYDKDTGLVRFGYRDYNPNTGRWTAKDPIGFAGGSSDLYGYCLGDGVNLIDPDGLDFIDSMRALHAGASPTSNARDFHYSRNQFNQEVSYEEARQQKWNDNVDARLHQQGQENQDNIKMVSPDGHSEAIFDKNHNPVTDPVNMPTYNFSDPNSNFGIGHFFNDMIPYYLWGNSPEDAQITNMWERMTGTYSGPCP, encoded by the coding sequence ATGTTAAAAAAAGCGGTTATCCTGCTGTGTGCTATCTGTATTCTGTTGCCTGCAATTTCAGCCCAGGCAGACGCTGTATCTTTCCTAGACAGAACCGTCTCCATCAACTGGCTGCATTTTGCAAAATCAGCCGATCTTTTCACCGCTGATGCCGAAGCCCAGGGAGTTCTCAGGATCACCAATACCACTCCGGACAAATCATACTGGGGTTATGTGGTCCTTAACGGCAGGACCTACTGGCTCAACAATAATGATACTTTTGTTCAGCCGGTCTCTCTTAAGCGGTTCAATGCCTTTTTCGTGTCCCTGCTCGGTGCGCCGGGCACTGCATTGCATATTGAAATCCTTCCCCCCAAACCAGAGATCACCTCTTTTACAAGTACGCCGGCGTCTTTTGCGCAAGGTTCAACAGCAACCCTGGACTGGACAACGGAAAACGCCGACACTGTCTCCATAGAACCGGGTATCGGGCCAGTGGATCCCGATGGTTCGGTCACTGTGGCGCCGGATGCCACCACAACCTATACCCTGACAGCGGCAAACGCTTACGGCTCTGTCAGCGAAACCGCCACGGTTACGGTTCTTGTCCCGCCGGCAATAACCATTGTTGAACCAAACGGACTCAATGATATTGCAGATGAATTCTTTACCATTCAGTGGGAAGACGAAGACCCGGACAGCGACGCCACCATATCCCTTTACTACGATACCGACAACACAGGCGCGGACGGCATTCTTATTGCCCTGGGCCTCAGCGAAGATCCCGACGGTGCGGATGACCAATTCACATGGGACACGTCAGCAATCTTGCAGAGAAACTACTACATCTATGCTGTTATCGATGACGGAGCCACACCTTCTTCGACTGTATACAGCACAGGGCCTGTGACTGTTTCTCATAATACCCCGCCGGAGATAAATATTATATCTGTAGGAGACTATATAAGCGATCAACTTTATGAATATACCGACAGTCTAAGTCCAAACGGCCCTATGTACGAATGGTTTGATATTACAACTATTGGCCATCAGGTATGCAATGCGCCTGATGATAACCGGATTGAGTTGCCGTTTGAATTTCCATTCTACGATGGAATCAAAACCGATGTGCTTATAAGTCAGAACGGTTATTTAACGTTCGGTTCGCAGGATGGATCTATCTATAGCGACCTCGGTATCCCTAGCCCGGTAGAGCCGAACGATACTATAGCACCCTACTGGAGTTATTATGATCTCGACACCGGTGGTGGCGGCATCTACTATTATTACGATACTGTAAAAAATTGTTTTATTGTTCAGTATACAGATGTAGCAGGGTTCCCATCTTCTTCCACTTTCCAGGTCCTTCTTTATCCCAATGGCGATATTCTTTTTCAATATAAAGAAGCGATGGAGAGATTTGCAATCATTGGAATAGAAAATAAAAATGGGACAGATGGCATTACCATACCGTCTTTTGCCGTTACCAGCAATATGGCTGTTTTATTTGAGACAGCAAAGATTGGGACCATCATCGAATGGGATGATGCCGATCCAGACGACAATGCATTGATCTCTCTTTTTTATGACACTGACACTACAGGTGCAGACGGTACTCTTATTATATCAGGACTCAATGAGGATTCTGATGGCGGGGACGATAAGTATGTTTGGGATGCCTCAACTCTCACTGACGGTATATATTACGTCTATGCTGTCATTGATGATGGGATGAATAATCCTGTTGTTTCTTATTATTCAGATTTCGTAACAATCGACAATAACTCCCCGCGTTTTCTTCCGATACCAGCAAAAACGACAACAGAGGAAAAGAATCTTTCGTTTCCCATTCAGGCCATTGACCCTAACGGGGATTCGTTAACCTACGCAGCGTCAAATATCCCTCAGGGGGCGACCTTTGACCCGGACACACAAATCTTTTCATGGACACCTTCATTGGGACAGACAGGAGTGTGCTACGCTGACTTTACCGTCACCGACGGTTTTTATACCAACCATATAACCATTACTATAACTGTCCAACCGCATGTCCCAGTTGTTACATTAACTGCCGACCCTCAAATCATTTCTTCCGGCCAGTCTTCAACCCTGACCTGGACTTCAAGCTATGCGGATACCTGTACCATTCAACCTGATATAGGAGAAGTGCCGTTAAATGGATCAATCACAGTAACACCTGCCACAAACACGACATACCAAATCATGGCCGACGGCCCCGGTGGAAAACGCTATGCTTACGCTTTTGTCCGCTATGCTTATCCATCGGTAGACATGACCGCCAACCCCCAGACAATAGGGCCTGGAGAAACCTCAATCCTGACCTGGACAGCGACGAACGCGGTCACCTGTACAATTGAGCCTGATATCGGCGATGTCCCAGTAAATGGTTCGATCTCAGTGAGTCCTGTGGAAAGAACGACATACGAAATCGCCGCTACCGGCCCCGGCGGGACAGCATATGATTACAGCACAGTTTCTATTTATGCACCCACAATAGAGATACATGCTGACCCAGACGTCATTGAGTATGGCCAATCTTCAACCCTGACCTGGACTTCAAGCCATGCGGATACCTGCACGATTGAGCCCGGTATAGGGGAAGTACCGCCAAACGGATCAATCTCTGTAATACCTGAAGAGACAACGACCTATACTGTCACGGCCGTAGGTCTTGGCGGCACAAGCACAGAGAGTGTTACGGTAACTATTCTGGCACCCACGGCAAGCATAACCGCTAATCCGGAAACCATTGATTATGGTGAATCAGTAACTTTGACATGGTCAACCAGTTACGCCTACACCATATCAATCGAGCCTGATATCGGTGGTGTATCCGCAAACGGATCAATCGTTATCACACCAGAAGAGAATAAAGAATATATTATCACTGCTGAAGGCCATGGCGGTATAACGACAGACAGCGTTGAGATAATTGTCAAGCGCCAGCCGACATTGTATTTGGGTGTCTCCTCACCCGTCATTCCCCACGGCGAATCTGTAACGTTGACCTGGGATGCATGGCCGGCCCAGAAGGTTTATTTCAACAACGGTATCGGAGAAATGCCGCCCAGCGGAGTCATGAACCTGACTCCGGACTATACGGCCACTTATGCCTGTACAGCCATTAACAATGATCAGACACTGCATCATAGCATTTCGGTCAAGGTGCTTGGTACCCCCCCTTCACCTCAACCCGAAGGAACATTTGGCGAACAATATAATGACCTTATTCCGGAAGACGCCAGCCTTGAATCATACGATCCGAAACGATTTCTCGTCATCACCGGATTTGTCGAAGATATAGACGGCAATCCTGTCCAGAATGTAATCATCGATATAATTGATCATCCTGAATATGGTTCTGTTCGGACAGATGACACAGGACGCTATTCTATCCCTTTAGACGGTGGTGCACTGATTAAGCTTTCTTATACTAAGCCAGCTTACATAACATCTCACAGAAGAACTGAAACACCGGTAAATGATGTTGTGGTTATTGATACTGTTACTCTTCTGACACGGGACCCGGCTGCAACGACTATAAGTTTTGATGGTAGCCCCGATTCCGTCACTACCCACACAAGCACAGAAACTGTTGATCCCGAGTTCGGAAACCGGTCATATACCATGGTCTTCACCGGGGACAATGTTGCTTATGAAATGGATAAGTACGGCAATGTGATAAGAGAATTGACAACGCTGACAACACGGGCTACCGAGTATACAACACCAGCATCCATGCCCGCAGAACTTCCTCCTAACTCTGCATTCACTTATTGTGCTGAACTGGAAGTAGATGGCGCTCAACGAGTCGTTTTTGACAAACCAGTAACATCCTATGTCAACAACTTTCTGGAATTTGATGTGGGTGAAGTTGTTCCCGTTGGATACTATGATCGCGATAGAGCTGAGTGGATACCCGCCGACAACGGAGTAGTTGTTAAACTTCTGGATATGGATACAGACGGTGTTGTTGATGCCCTTGACGCTGACGGAGATGATCTGCCGGATGACCTTAATGAAAACGGGTCAACAAGTGAGGAAGTCAATGGCTTAGACAATTCTTCCCATCAACCAGGAACTACTTACTGGCGTTTTTTAACAAGACATTTCACCCCCTGGGACTGCAACTGGCCATATGGTCCGCCAGCTGATGCTAGACAATCTAAAGCCGGAGACCCGGTAGTAAACACACAAGACGGTGGCGCAGACTCAGGTTGCGGAACAGATGTCGGCTCTCATGTGGGAGACCGAGACAAGATTTTGCATAATGATATTCCTGTTTTGGGTACAGGTATGAATCTTCATTATGTGTCAAACAGGGTCAAGGGCTATAAAATGGTTATTGATGTCCCTGTAACCAGTAGCTTTGTTCCAGACAGCTTAAAGAGTGTCCTGCTTGAATTCAGGATCGCTGGACATGTTTTGACACGCACTATCGATCCTGTGCCGGACCAAAAGTTTCAATTTATCTGGGATGGACGAGACTATCGTGGCAACAGGGTAACGACAACGGCTAAAGGTCTCACACGAATAGGGTTTGTGTACGATGCTGTATATTTTAAGTCCCGTAAAAAATGGGAAAGGGCTTTTGGGCAGGCCGGCCCCCAGGACTTTGAAGGTAATGTGGCAAGACAGGAAATTACCATATGGAGAGAACGTCCATTTAGAGTTGTTCCACCAGCAGTTAAATTTTCAGGAGGAATTGCCAAGGGGTGGACCTTGTCTTCCCATCATAAGCTCAGCCTAACAGACCCTGGTACCCTGCATAAAGGGGACGGCACCATACTAAAAGGCTTTGACAATCTGTTCTCAACGAATGTGGCCGGTCAGTATGGAGCGATCAATCCACCCACAAGCGGTGGAGACGCGACGACCGGACAGTTGTGGCAGCCCTCCTATGTCGCTGTGGATGATCAAGGCAATTTTTATACGGTTGCCGGCTGGCTTAATCTTTTATGGAAGGTGAGCAAAGAGGGTAAAATATATCGTATAGCCGGGAGAGACGATCCGTCTCCGTATTGTAATGAAGATGGCTGCCCGGCAATTGAAACACGTATCGATGGATGGGTAAGAACTGTTGCAGTCGATAAATCTAATAATGTTTATATAGTAGATGGTTACCGGATCAGGAAAGTGGACTCAAATGGTGTTATCACCACCGTAGCCGGTACAGGAGTCATGGGTAACAACGGGGATAATGGCCTTGCGATTAATGCTGAGATTACCCCTGGGGCTATGGCCTTCGACAATGCTGGCAACCTGTACTTCTCATCCGGTAATTATATCCGCAAGGTTGACCCTGACGGTATTATCTCTACAGTTGCCGGTAACGGATTAGAAGGGAACGGCCCTGATGGGATATCGGCCCTTGCAACACCCCTAAACGATCCTGAGAGTATTGTCGTAGATGTAAAAGGCAACCTTTATTTTTCTGAAAGAGACCATTATAAAGTCAGAAAAATAGATCCCAGCGGTATAATTACAACGGTGGCCGGTAATGGGGAGTATGGGTACTATGAAGACGGTGAAGAAGCAACCAGGGTCTCCATCGTACCGGGAGATATTGATATAGACGAGGCCGGCAATCTGTACATCGTCTCCCGCATCGGACGCGGTATTCACAAGGTTAACACGCATGGCATTATAACAACATTAATAGTGAGGCCTTATGATGAACATGTTACCAGCAACTGGCAAGGCATAGATTTCCATTGGTCGGGCATCTATCTTGTAGATCATGGCCGTAATTATGGCCGTGTCTATCGTATAAACGCCATACCCGCACTGAGGAATCTTGCCAACCTGTCTGAGGGAGAGATTCCGATTGTTGATAAAAACGGACTTGGGTATGTAATGTACAGCAACGGGTTGCATAAGCTGACGGCCGATTTGGACACCGGCACCGTTCTTCGGTCATTCGGTTATGATGATGAAAACAATCTAATCTCTATAACCGACCAGTTTGGTAATGTAACAACGATTAACCGATACCCGGACGGTAGCCCTTATTCCATTGTATCGCCGGATGGGTTGACCACCCAACTGGTCGTTGATGAAGAGGATAACCTGACAAACATTATCCTTCCTGATGGCGGGGAATATGATCTTGGCTATTCCCTTACGGACTTGTTGATAAACAAAACCGATCCCAACCGAAAGGTTTATCAATATATATATGATGACCAGGGAAGAATTACCGATACTTATGATGAGAATGGCGGACATTGGCAATTTGATCGCACCGTTGGTGTAGATGGCACAGTTTATAATAGGATCACTACCGGAGAAAATAATGTTGTCACATACGAAAATTATACCTCTTCCACTGGTAAATTTGCTTCTCTTATCACGAACCCTGCAGGTGCAGAAACCATCTACGTAAAATCAGGGCGATCTGTGCAAAAAGGACTGCCTTGCGGCATGGATTTGGATTTTACTTATGATACTGACCCGGAATACAAGTTTTCATATCTGGCAGAAGCAGTAGAAACCACACCATCCGGACTTGCAAGGGTCTCCAGACAATCTGTTTCATATCAGGATACAGATGCTGACGAGATTCCTGATCTGATCACCCGGAGCCTAAGGGCCAATGGCAGGACTATAACCTTAAAACAGGACGCGCTTCTTTCTGTTAACACCCTTACATCACCAGAAGGCCGGGCCATTATATCCTCCTATGATCCTGATACGCTGGTCACACTGAGTACGGACATGGCAGGCCTGTACCAGACAGCTTATGGCTACTATGCTGACGGCCGACTGGAATCCGTCATGACTGGTACCAGGGAGACTTCTTTTGCCTATGATTCGTATGGATACCTGACATCTGTCACTGACCCCAGAAGTCTGACCACATACTTTACAAATGATCTGGCAGGCCGGGTTACGCATATCGCCCGGCCCGACGGTACAAATCTTGGGTTTGAATATGACGCCAACGGCAACATGACCGTGCTGACCAATCCGTCGAACGTGGACCATCTGTTCGGGTATAATGGAGTTGACTTAAACGCTTTTTATACCACGCCGCTCAGCGGCAGCTACAGCTATCTGTATGACAAAGACCGCCGGCTGGTTCAAAAAGACTTCCCATCCGGCCAGTCCATTTACTGGGATTATACAAACCCGTCAGACGCGGCAGACAAATCCCGGTTGTGGCGCGTGATAACCCCGGAAGGTGATATTGATTACACCTATCTTTGCGGGAGCAAGGTCGAGTCTGTATCAACTGCCACGGAGGCCATTGCATACGGCTATGACGGCAAACTGGTCACCTCTGAAACCCTGTACGGAACCATCAACAAAACCCTGTCATATACCTATAACGAGGACTTCAACGTGGAATCCTTCACCTATGCCGGTGCCACGGAAGGTTATGTTTACGACAATGACGGCCTGCTCACCGGCGCAGGTGGTTTTACCATATCCCGGTACAATGACCCTGGCGTTAACGAGACCGGTCTGCCTTATAACGTCACCGACGGCGCTTTCAGCCTGGGCAGAACATTTAACGGCTATGGCGAGACCGGCAGAGAATCCAGTACCGTCGCCGGTTACGATCTGTATGAATGGAATGTAACAGACCGTTATGCCGACGGCAGAATAAAGACAAAAACAGAGACCATCGGCGGTGTCCCCACAACCATCGGCTACACCTATGACGAGATGGGACGGCTTGAGACCGTGACAAAAGACGGGACCCTCGTCGAATCCTACAGCTACGACAGCACCCCTTACGGCACCTGCACATACCAGATGAACACGCTTCGGGGCATTGCGGGCCGCGTCCTGGATTATGATGCGGAAGATCATCTGCTTTCTGCCGGAGGGACGGACTACCAGTATGATCTGGACGGGTTTTTGACATCAAAGACATCAGGTGCAGAAACCACATACTATGATTATTCTTCCAGAGGGGAACTGCTGAGCGTTGATCTGCCTGACGGCACGGACATCACCTACGTTCACGATCCCCTTGGTCGGCGCATTGCCAAAAAGGTTGATGGCGCGATCACCGAGAAATACCTCTGGAGCGGCCTGACGACCCTGCTGGCGGTGTACGACGGTGCCGATAACCTCCTCATGCGATTTGTGTATGCTGATGGCCGCATGCCTGTTGCCGTGGAAAAGGCAGGAGTGGTATATTACCTGGCATACGACCAGGTCGGTTCCCTGCGAGCCGTGACCGATGGCTCAGGCAACATAGTCAAGCAGATCGACTACGACAGCTTTGGATTTGTGATCAACGATACGAATCCTTCATTCTCGGTACCGTTTGGATTTGCAGGCGGGTTGTATGACAAGGACACGGGCCTGGTGCGCTTCGGCTATCGCGATTACAACCCGAATACCGGCAGGTGGACAGCAAAGGACCCGATCGGTTTTGCGGGGGGAAGTTCTGATCTATACGGATACTGCCTCGGCGACGGAGTGAATCTGATTGATCCGGATGGGCTTGATTTTATAGATTCTATGAGGGCACTTCACGCTGGTGCATCTCCAACATCTAATGCTCGTGATTTTCACTACAGCAGGAATCAGTTTAATCAAGAAGTTAGTTATGAGGAAGCTAGACAGCAGAAATGGAATGATAATGTAGATGCTCGCTTACACCAGCAAGGCCAAGAGAATCAAGATAATATTAAAATGGTTTCACCAGATGGGCATTCAGAAGCTATTTTCGATAAAAATCATAATCCTGTAACGGATCCAGTTAATATGCCCACATACAATTTTTCAGACCCAAACTCAAATTTTGGAATCGGCCATTTTTTCAATGATATGATTCCGTATTATTTGTGGGGAAATTCTCCCGAAGACGCACAAATCACAAATATGTGGGAAAGAATGACAGGTACATATAGCGGACCATGCCCATAA